In one Rutidosis leptorrhynchoides isolate AG116_Rl617_1_P2 chromosome 8, CSIRO_AGI_Rlap_v1, whole genome shotgun sequence genomic region, the following are encoded:
- the LOC139861849 gene encoding uncharacterized protein isoform X1 — translation MASSSSLSHIIAIILLINLTNGINRKDLVIEEGYTVTTIIDGDKLNLNPNSVSSSYGSSSDLIILDSVKSTFYTASFSDSQVSEIKKLSGNGVAGYKDGDLESAMFNKPKSFALDSKNNIYIADKTNHVIRKISKSGVSTIAGGNVQKTGKADGPAQDATFSDDFELTFDSQRCALLIVDHGNRLIRQLDLKPEDCTDNSSGSVLGSTTFWGIGVGVAGLIGLIIGFGIRPYVLPHEASGHYHLNVTWKHYLINLGKQLVTFYLVIKSAIANHNNLYHVFKKFLTLFFSQISLLFGLNIVSRPELTSLKPVSLIDCDDLIPTPKSTSFVGYGDLVNNDITNTHDLVDELKDLITFDGTLNPNLALVQEPTIRVEEKNEVILETGGNLDRHIYANFAGFVEGSKKNSSAELRDICSYFVRDMDD, via the exons ATGGCTTCTTCATCTTCACTATCTCATATCATCGCAATCATCCTTCTCATAAACCTTACAAACG GAATCAACCGTAAGGATCTCGTTATCGAAGAAGGTTATACAGTAACTACAATTATTGACGGCGATAAACTTAACCTAAACCCTAACTCCGTCTCCTCTTCGTACGGTTCATCTTCCGATCTCATCATCCTCGATTCCGTTAAAAGTACATTTTATACGGCGTCGTTTTCCGATTCTCAAG TGAGTGAGATTAAGAAACTATCTGGTAATGGTGTTGCTGGATACAAGGACGGGGACTTGGAGTCTGCCATGTTTAATAAGCCCAAAAGTTTTGCTCTTGATAGTAAAAACAATATTTATATTGCTGACAAGACCAATCACGTCATTAGAAAAATAAGCAAATCAG GGGTGAGCACAATTGCTGGTGGAAATGTACAAAAGACAGGCAAAGCAGATGGACCTGCACAAGATGCTacattctctgatgattttgagctGACTTTTGATAGTCAAAGATGTGCGTTGTTGATCGTTGATCATGGTAATAGATTGATCCGTCAGCTTGATCTGAAGCCTGAGGACTGTACTGATAATTCTTCTGGTTCTG TGCTCGGATCAACCACGTTTTGGGGTATCGGCGTTGGAGTTGCTGGTTTAATTGGCTTGATCATTGGATTTGGCATTCGTCCTTATGTCCTCCCTCAT GAAGCTTCAGGCCATTATCATCTCAACGTGACATGGAAGCATTACCTAATCAATCTGGGGAAACAACTGGTGACGTTTTACTTAGTCATCAAAAGCGCAATTGCTAACCACAATAATCTCTACCACGTCTTCAAGAAGTTTCTTACgttatttttctctcaaatctCTCTACTTTTTGGTCTAAACATCGTTAGTAGACCCGAACTCACCTCTCTAAAACCTGTGTCTTTAATAGATTGTGACGACTTAATTCCCACACCTAAATCAACGTCTTTTGTAGGATATGGCGACTTAGTTAACAACGATATTACTAATACCCATGATTTAGTTGATGAATTGAAGGATTTAATTACCTTTGATGGTACTCTTAATCCGAATTTAGCTTTAGTACAAGAACCTACAATTAGGGTTGAAGAGAAAAATGAAGTTATTCTTGAAACCGGTGGGAATCTAGATAGGCATATATATGCCAACTTTGCGGGTTTTGTGGAAGGTAGTAAAAAAAATTCATCAGCTGAATTACGAGATATATGTTCTTATTTTGTGCGAGATATGGATGATTAG
- the LOC139861849 gene encoding uncharacterized protein isoform X2 — MASSSSLSHIIAIILLINLTNGINRKDLVIEEGYTVTTIIDGDKLNLNPNSVSSSYGSSSDLIILDSVKSTFYTASFSDSQVSEIKKLSGNGVAGYKDGDLESAMFNKPKSFALDSKNNIYIADKTNHVIRKISKSGVSTIAGGNVQKTGKADGPAQDATFSDDFELTFDSQRCALLIVDHGNRLIRQLDLKPEDCTDNSSGSVLGSTTFWGIGVGVAGLIGLIIGFGIRPYVLPHTGSFRPLSSQRDMEALPNQSGETTGDVLLSHQKRNC; from the exons ATGGCTTCTTCATCTTCACTATCTCATATCATCGCAATCATCCTTCTCATAAACCTTACAAACG GAATCAACCGTAAGGATCTCGTTATCGAAGAAGGTTATACAGTAACTACAATTATTGACGGCGATAAACTTAACCTAAACCCTAACTCCGTCTCCTCTTCGTACGGTTCATCTTCCGATCTCATCATCCTCGATTCCGTTAAAAGTACATTTTATACGGCGTCGTTTTCCGATTCTCAAG TGAGTGAGATTAAGAAACTATCTGGTAATGGTGTTGCTGGATACAAGGACGGGGACTTGGAGTCTGCCATGTTTAATAAGCCCAAAAGTTTTGCTCTTGATAGTAAAAACAATATTTATATTGCTGACAAGACCAATCACGTCATTAGAAAAATAAGCAAATCAG GGGTGAGCACAATTGCTGGTGGAAATGTACAAAAGACAGGCAAAGCAGATGGACCTGCACAAGATGCTacattctctgatgattttgagctGACTTTTGATAGTCAAAGATGTGCGTTGTTGATCGTTGATCATGGTAATAGATTGATCCGTCAGCTTGATCTGAAGCCTGAGGACTGTACTGATAATTCTTCTGGTTCTG TGCTCGGATCAACCACGTTTTGGGGTATCGGCGTTGGAGTTGCTGGTTTAATTGGCTTGATCATTGGATTTGGCATTCGTCCTTATGTCCTCCCTCAT ACAGGAAGCTTCAGGCCATTATCATCTCAACGTGACATGGAAGCATTACCTAATCAATCTGGGGAAACAACTGGTGACGTTTTACTTAGTCATCAAAAGCGCAATTGCTAA